DNA from Lusitaniella coriacea LEGE 07157:
CTCTGCCCAAGTATAAGCCCAGGGCGAATTTGCCGATCGCGAACAGTAAGGCTGTAATTGCCGCACCAATCCAAACATCACTCCATTTAATTCTCACATCCGGCAGGTACTTATACATCAGAGCGAACAGTAAAGTAATCACCCCAAAGGAAATGCCAAAATTCAAAATTTGCCAGAGCGCATCAATTCCAGGGACAAGACTGCTCAAATATTTGTTGAGTCCCGCTAGAACCGCACTAACCACCAGAGAAACCAACAGCAAGAAACCGATTCCAAATACGGCGGAAAATGATAAAACGCGCTTGCGGATAAATCCGCCAATTCCTCCTCCGGGTTTAGATTGAACCTCCCAGACTGTATTGAGGGCATCCTGGAGTTGAGCAAATACCCCCGACGCGCCGAATAAAAGGGCGATAACACTGAGTAAAGATGCAACACTGCTAACATCCGGCTTATTCGCATTTTCAATCGCCGCCTCGATGACTTTAGCGCCTTCCAAGCCCACCAAACCTTGGATTTGACCGACAATTTCCCCTCTGGCAGCCTCTTCACCGAAAATGGCTCCCGCGATCGCGATCGCGATAATTAACAGCGGTGCCAGAGAAAACACGGTGTAGTAAGCTAAAGCCGCCGCTAAACGAGAGGTTTTATCCTCTTGCCACTCCCGAATCGTCTCCTTAAAC
Protein-coding regions in this window:
- a CDS encoding YihY/virulence factor BrkB family protein, which codes for MKLKAIVSLFKETIREWQEDKTSRLAAALAYYTVFSLAPLLIIAIAIAGAIFGEEAARGEIVGQIQGLVGLEGAKVIEAAIENANKPDVSSVASLLSVIALLFGASGVFAQLQDALNTVWEVQSKPGGGIGGFIRKRVLSFSAVFGIGFLLLVSLVVSAVLAGLNKYLSSLVPGIDALWQILNFGISFGVITLLFALMYKYLPDVRIKWSDVWIGAAITALLFAIGKFALGLYLGRGSFGSTYGAAGSLVVLLAWVYYSAQILFFGAEFTQVYARRYGSNIVPDEHAVRLTEEARSKQGMTRNSRRRDR